In the genome of Limanda limanda chromosome 15, fLimLim1.1, whole genome shotgun sequence, one region contains:
- the prorsd1 gene encoding prolyl-tRNA synthetase associated domain-containing protein 1 — protein sequence MSDLRSELQKFLETLNIQTTCVEHPPVFTVEEMMPHLQDVSGAVTKNLFLKDKKKKGLWLVSARHDRQVNLNDLAKKLGVGSGNLRFADEAAMLEKLKVGQGCATALALLFDKDQSVKFVLDQDLVEGGHEMVYFHPMTNAATMGLRPDDLLRFLKETGHEPVLQSFE from the exons ATGTCGGATTTACGCTCAGAGCTGCAGAAGTTTCTGGAAACTTTAAACATCCAAACCACGTGTGTGGAGCATCCTCCG GTTTTCACGGTTGAGGAGATGATGCCTCACCTGCAGGACGTGAGCGGAGCCGTCACTAAAAACCTCTTCTtgaaggacaagaagaagaaaggccTGTGGCTGGTGTCGGCCCGTCACGACCGTCAG GTGAACCTCAACGACCTCGCCAAGAAGCTCGGCGTCGGCAGCGGCAACCTGCGCTTCGCCGACGAGGCGGCCATGTTGGAGAAACTCAAG GTGGGTCAGGGATGTGCGACGGCTCTCGCTCTGCTCTTCGATAAAGACCAGAGCGTGAAGTTCGTCCTGGACCAGGACCTGGTGGAGGGCGGCCATGAGATGGTCTACTTCCACCCAATGACCAACGCGGCCACCATGGGGCTCCGACCTGACGACCTGCTGCGCTTCCTGAAGGAGACGGGACACGAACCCGTCCTGCAGAGCTTCGAGTAG